One Littorina saxatilis isolate snail1 linkage group LG12, US_GU_Lsax_2.0, whole genome shotgun sequence genomic region harbors:
- the LOC138981996 gene encoding uncharacterized protein has protein sequence MQNTKSQSDGLRLIDYCDVSSIVHKRSRAVFRVGVSLTACWFSRLSGRYTIETKTMEASSMDERSDHEQDNQNTNRSEACAASACVELLSPAGNGLTEIKPAETSDGPLSDKGKMYQIPSIVITAPSENENDEESTQSVTVSTEDTSVEESTMDELIDEETHFNDGKSGVDTASDDEFEVICRCSSTPLSVNNESRSSISSSKGGMSSSIDDTSPIAKREKGDGNDSSRGSGSQAQSPQSPSMMFLQSSYYAHHQGQEIAHDGYSQAQELSDAHIQNTSAYDSSTAPTFSQQIPVYNVNGTTVTYVSGPQNAAAPFPGYQREGGCQVQIPNGFSANYLTGKEQMSDGVQPGETTGHSQGGGEAGFQQQSDMYPFVYPSIYVSNAGLISVLLRHDMSVEMTVDRTIRVVSHQHMMAVATDSRGTSACLYHPALKVIQQGTTTDIASDAVRVHMGHDDVAFAVGHNRYRFDSCDIQPATQVKFSDICKDQSVNLLFSSEGYGESLVPQCLEVASKAEYANLPKGGVIVRINGVKVTQTGNGDVTVVTGAKFIRLSPSFGMTRLGNRFIDIEIERDWSSRVSRGPHCFFAADRRVIISNGKLEVEVNEQGRMKVAHLQPRRSITPQQCLRQSDNFVRRVNSVTYTASSAARAAAIASRVPPARRRSAPVGVSL, from the coding sequence ATGCAAAATACGAAATCTCAGTCTGATGGATTACGTCTCATTGATTATTGTGACGTCAGTAGCATTGTGCACAAAAGAAGCAGGGCTGTTTTCCGTGTAGGGGTAAGCTTAACGGCGTGTTGGTTTTCTCGTCTGTCTGGCAGATACACGATTGAAACTAAAACCATGGAAGCCTCTTCGATGGATGAACGTTCAGACCATGAACAAGATAATCAGAACACAAACCGcagtgaagcctgtgctgcttCAGCTTGTGTTGAACTGTTATCGCCAGCTGGAAACGGCCTCACTGAGATCAAACCTGCCGAAACATCGGATGGGCCCTTGTCTGATAAAGGTAAAATGTATCAGATTCCGTCCATAGTTATAACAGCTCCCTCGGAGAACGAAAACGACGAAGAATCGACACAATCAGTAACAGTCTCCACGGAAGACACATCGGTCGAAGAATCCACCATGGACGAACTGATTGATGAAGAAACCCATTTCAACGACGGAAAAAGCGGCGTGGATACAGCCAGCGATGATGAATTTGAAGTTATTTGTCGTTGTTCGTCGACTCCGCTGTCAGTCAACAACGAATCTCGCTCCAGCATTTCGTCTTCCAAAGGAGGGATGTCTTCTTCCATTGACGACACGAGCCCTATCGCGAAGAGAGAAAAAGGCGACGGCAACGATAGCAGCAGAGGCTCGGGGAGCCAAGCGCAATCACCGCAATCACCAAGCATGATGTTTCTTCAATCTTCGTACTACGCTCATCACCAGGGCCAAGAGATAGCACACGACGGCTATTCCCAAGCCCAAGAACTCAGCGACGCGCATATACAAAACACGTCTGCTTACGACTCCAGTACTGCCCCTACTTTCTCGCAGCAAATTCCCGTATACAACGTCAACGGTACAACAGTCACATACGTCAGCGGCCCACAGAATGCTGCTGCTCCTTTTCCGGGCTATCAGCGAGAGGGAGGGTGCCAGGTTCAAATCCCCAACGGCTTTTCGGCGAATTACCTGACGGGCAAGGAGCAGATGTCGGACGGTGTGCAGCCAGGAGAGACGACCGGACACAGCCAGGGTGGGGGCGAAGCGGGTTTCCAGCAGCAGTCAGACATGTACCCGTTTGTCTACCCGTCCATCTACGTGTCCAACGCGGGGCTGATTTCCGTGCTGCTGCGTCACGACATGTCTGTGGAGATGACGGTGGACCGCACCATCCGCGTGGTAAGTCATCAGCACATGATGGCCGTGGCAACTGACAGTCGCGGCACCTCCGCCTGCCTCTACCACCCCGCCCTCAAGGTCATCCAGCAAGGCACCACCACCGACATCGCCAGCGACGCCGTGCGCGTTCACATGGGCCACGATGACGTCGCCTTTGCCGTCGGCCACAACCGGTATCGCTTCGACTCCTGCGACATCCAGCCCGCCACCCAGGTGAAATTCTCGGATATTTGCAAAGACCAGTCTGTCAATCTTCTCTTCTCGTCAGAAGGCTACGGTGAAAGTCTCGTTCCTCAGTGCCTGGAGGTGGCCTCCAAAGCAGAGTACGCCAACCTGCCCAAAGGTGGCGTCATCGTTCGCATCAACGGCGTCAAGGTAACGCAGACCGGCAATGGAGATGTCACGGTGGTCACAGGGGCTAAGTTTATCCGACTATCACCGTCATTCGGTATGACGCGTTTGGGGAACCGCTTCATCGACATCGAGATCGAGCGAGACTGGTCTTCCAGGGTATCCCGCGGACCTCACTGCTTCTTCGCCGCGGATCGTCGCGTCATCATCTCCAACGGCAAGCTGGAGGTGGAGGTCAACGAGCAAGGTCGCATGAAGGTGGCCCACCTTCAGCCCCGTCGCTCCATCACGCCACAGCAGTGTTTGCGTCAGTCCGACAACTTCGTGCGTCGCGTCAACAGCGTCACCTACACCGCGTCATCCGCCGCGCGCGCCGCTGCCATTGCTTCGCGTGTCCCTCCGGCTAGAAGGCGAAGTGCTCCGGTGGGGGTGTCACTCTAG